One Yimella lutea DNA window includes the following coding sequences:
- a CDS encoding DUF6104 family protein, which translates to MYFTDRGIEELASRRGEEEVSLEWLADQLRAFVDLNPEFEVPVERLATWLARLDDDE; encoded by the coding sequence ATGTACTTCACCGACCGCGGAATCGAAGAATTGGCGAGTCGGCGTGGCGAGGAAGAGGTCAGCCTGGAATGGTTGGCCGATCAGCTGCGCGCTTTCGTCGATCTCAACCCGGAGTTCGAAGTGCCGGTCGAACGGCTGGCAACATGGTTGGCTCGCCTGGATGACGACGAATGA